In a genomic window of Pseudomonas oryzihabitans:
- a CDS encoding aspartate/glutamate racemase family protein — translation MQIQVINPNTSAAMTAKIGHAAQAVARPGTTILASNPDAGPVSIESHYDEAVAAVGVIEEMRKGVEAGCAAHVIACFGDPGLLAAREMAQGPVLGIAEAGFHLASLLATRFAVVTTLTRTRIIAEHLLQRYGFAELCTSVRCIDLPVLALEAADDSLIELIAAEGRRARDEEGAGAIVLGCGGMADLREALSEAIGIPVIEGVSAAVKLAEALVDLGLGTSKHGDLAYPIGKPFTGRFAHLGR, via the coding sequence ATGCAGATTCAGGTCATCAATCCCAACACCAGCGCCGCCATGACCGCCAAGATCGGCCATGCAGCCCAGGCCGTCGCCCGTCCGGGCACCACCATTCTCGCCAGCAATCCGGACGCCGGTCCGGTGTCCATCGAAAGCCACTACGACGAGGCGGTGGCCGCGGTCGGGGTAATAGAAGAGATGCGCAAGGGCGTCGAGGCGGGCTGCGCGGCCCACGTCATCGCCTGCTTCGGCGATCCGGGCCTGTTGGCCGCACGGGAAATGGCCCAGGGGCCGGTGCTGGGCATCGCCGAGGCCGGCTTCCACCTGGCCAGCCTGTTGGCCACCCGCTTCGCCGTGGTGACCACCCTCACCCGCACCCGCATCATCGCCGAGCACCTGCTGCAGAGATACGGCTTCGCCGAGCTGTGCACCTCGGTGCGCTGCATCGACCTGCCGGTACTGGCGCTGGAAGCCGCCGATGACAGCCTGATCGAGCTCATCGCCGCCGAGGGCCGCCGCGCGCGGGACGAAGAAGGCGCCGGCGCAATCGTGCTCGGCTGCGGCGGCATGGCCGATCTGCGCGAAGCCCTGAGCGAGGCCATCGGCATCCCGGTGATCGAAGGCGTCAGCGCCGCGGTCAAGCTGGCCGAAGCCCTGGTCGACCTGGGCCTCGGTACCAGCAAGCACGGTGATCTGGCCTATCCCATCGGCAAACCCTTCACCGGTCGTTTTGCCCATCTGGGTCGCTAA
- the efp gene encoding elongation factor P — MKTAQEFRAGQVAMIDNAPWVIQKAEYNKSGRNAAVVKMKLKSLLSGSATETVFRADDKLEPVILDRKEVTYSYFADPLYVFVDADYNQYEVEKDDLGEAIAFIEDGMTDVCEAVFYNERVISIELPTTIVRQIAYTEPAVRGDTSGKVMKTARLNNGYELKVSEFCDIGDHIEIDTRTNEYKSRAKV, encoded by the coding sequence ATGAAAACCGCACAAGAGTTCCGTGCCGGCCAAGTGGCCATGATCGATAACGCTCCCTGGGTCATCCAGAAAGCTGAATACAACAAGTCCGGCCGTAACGCTGCAGTGGTCAAGATGAAGCTGAAGAGCCTGCTGTCCGGCAGCGCGACGGAAACCGTCTTCCGCGCCGACGACAAGCTGGAGCCGGTCATCCTGGATCGCAAGGAAGTCACCTATTCCTACTTCGCCGATCCGCTGTACGTCTTCGTCGATGCCGACTACAACCAGTACGAAGTCGAGAAAGACGATCTGGGCGAAGCCATCGCCTTCATCGAAGACGGCATGACCGACGTCTGCGAAGCCGTGTTCTACAACGAGCGCGTCATCTCCATCGAACTGCCCACCACCATCGTGCGCCAGATCGCCTACACCGAGCCGGCCGTTCGCGGCGATACCTCGGGCAAGGTCATGAAGACCGCTCGCCTGAACAACGGCTACGAGCTGAAGGTATCCGAGTTCTGCGACATCGGTGACCACATCGAGATCGACACCCGTACCAACGAGTACAAGTCGCGCGCCAAGGTCTAA
- a CDS encoding DUF1289 domain-containing protein — protein sequence MSAPVIKTPCVGLCSTMFGDHVCRGCKRFHHEVVNWNLYSEDERRAVWARLELLLVQVVSAKVDVFDPALLRQQLQQRSIRFRPDQSEYCWAYQLLARGARHIQQLDAYGVRLLPEFRERPLAELRDAIDREFFLLSEAHYDRYIAPRFLLEGVDSRV from the coding sequence ATGTCCGCTCCTGTCATCAAGACGCCCTGCGTCGGCCTCTGCTCGACGATGTTCGGCGATCACGTCTGCCGTGGTTGCAAGAGATTTCATCACGAGGTGGTGAACTGGAATCTCTACAGCGAAGACGAGCGTCGCGCCGTCTGGGCCCGCCTGGAGCTGCTGCTGGTGCAGGTGGTCTCGGCCAAGGTCGACGTCTTCGATCCGGCGCTGCTGCGCCAGCAACTGCAGCAGCGCAGCATTCGCTTCCGCCCGGATCAGTCGGAATACTGCTGGGCCTATCAGCTCCTGGCCCGTGGCGCTCGCCATATCCAGCAACTGGATGCCTACGGGGTACGCCTGCTGCCGGAATTTCGCGAGCGGCCCCTGGCCGAGTTGCGCGACGCCATCGACCGGGAATTCTTCCTGCTCTCCGAAGCCCATTACGACCGCTACATCGCCCCGCGCTTCCTTTTGGAAGGCGTCGATAGTCGCGTTTGA
- a CDS encoding FeoB-associated Cys-rich membrane protein, translating into MTTSLIWQYALVGGIVLLATGALVRRLWRRSSAACGSGCGSCSSCGSGQGEQGVQAIRIQATKYP; encoded by the coding sequence ATGACTACCAGCCTGATCTGGCAATACGCCCTTGTCGGGGGCATCGTCCTGCTCGCGACAGGGGCGCTGGTGAGGCGACTGTGGCGACGGTCGTCCGCTGCCTGTGGCAGTGGGTGTGGCAGCTGTTCGTCTTGCGGGTCCGGTCAAGGCGAGCAGGGCGTTCAAGCCATCCGGATCCAGGCCACGAAGTATCCCTGA
- a CDS encoding DUF1127 domain-containing protein, with amino-acid sequence MAQLSPRHLSVSLGKSSSGVRVRLVQVRTWLQRALEVSRQRRALYQLDDAALNDLGLSRADAWQEADKPFWEQPAEEASCSSR; translated from the coding sequence ATGGCTCAGCTCAGTCCGCGTCACCTTTCGGTTTCTCTCGGCAAATCTTCTTCTGGCGTGAGAGTCCGCCTCGTCCAAGTTCGTACCTGGCTCCAGCGTGCGCTGGAAGTTTCTCGTCAGCGTCGAGCGCTGTACCAGCTGGATGATGCTGCCTTGAACGACCTCGGTCTGAGTCGCGCCGATGCCTGGCAGGAAGCCGACAAGCCGTTCTGGGAGCAGCCTGCGGAGGAGGCCAGCTGCAGCTCTCGCTAG
- a CDS encoding GntR family transcriptional regulator has protein sequence MSAVPSSLAVAASPRDERIYQDILEAIVEHRLAPGTRLPEDTLAETFGVSRTGIRKVLQRLALERLVTLRANRGAQVAQPSAKEAQDILAARQLIEPALMPLVAARVDAAQLAPLRQLCVEEHEAQHSGRHSLAIQLSARFHVELAALADNQVLTEQVAQLASRSSLLIAIYGSRHSLGCDCGQHGDLLDLLAQGDGTAASDWMAQHLRLIRESLRIDRPTAADPDFRSIFKRS, from the coding sequence ATGAGTGCAGTACCTTCGTCACTCGCCGTTGCCGCCTCTCCCCGGGACGAGCGGATTTATCAGGACATCCTCGAAGCCATCGTCGAACATCGCCTGGCGCCCGGCACCCGACTGCCGGAAGACACCCTGGCGGAAACCTTCGGTGTCAGCCGTACCGGCATCCGCAAGGTGCTGCAGCGCCTGGCCCTGGAGCGCTTGGTGACCCTGCGCGCCAATCGCGGCGCCCAGGTCGCCCAGCCCAGTGCCAAGGAAGCCCAGGACATCCTGGCGGCGCGGCAACTGATCGAGCCAGCACTGATGCCCCTGGTCGCCGCCCGGGTCGACGCCGCCCAGCTGGCACCCCTGCGGCAGCTTTGCGTCGAGGAGCACGAGGCACAGCACAGTGGGCGTCACAGCCTGGCGATCCAACTGTCCGCCCGCTTCCACGTCGAACTCGCGGCGCTGGCCGATAATCAGGTGCTGACCGAACAGGTCGCCCAGTTGGCCAGTCGCTCGTCGCTGTTGATCGCCATCTATGGCTCGCGCCACAGCCTGGGCTGCGATTGCGGCCAGCACGGCGACCTACTGGACCTGCTCGCCCAGGGCGACGGGACCGCCGCCAGCGATTGGATGGCGCAGCACCTGCGCCTGATTCGCGAATCCCTGCGGATCGATCGGCCCACGGCGGCCGATCCAGATTTCCGCAGCATCTTCAAACGCAGTTGA
- the feoB gene encoding ferrous iron transporter B — MSTESLYTALVGTPNCGKTALFNLITGARQKVANYAGATVERKEGRFLTASGRSVRLLDLPGTYSLESQSADERIAADVLAGNYPGEAPPNLVICVVDATNLRLHLRFVLEVQRLGRPMVLALNMTDAAQRQGIRIDKQRLAAELGMPVASTVAIRRGGADELIRLLDEQREIAPPVIRPLDDLHQEARRLMACCVSLPQLSESRIDAIDRVVLHPVVGPLLLVAVMFMVFQGVYSLGKPLTDLIGAGFDALNAWAASVLPAGPIQGLLCEGLIGGLGTVLGFLPEILVLFFFILILEESGYLPRAAFLLDRAMLAVGLTGRSFIPLLSSFACAIPGIIGSRSISDSRDRWTTILVAPLMTCSARLPVYALLISAFIPDRTIANTFNLQGLVLFGLYLLGILGAMAVGWVCKKLRGSAQEPPTLILELPAYRLPRPRNVALGLWEKGVTFLRKLTGVILALTIIMWAISSFPGAPVGASGPAIDYSIAGYLGRSLQFFFAPLGFNWQITLALIPAFAARETAVATLATIYSVADAGDVSSLAEIMAQHISLASAVSLMVWFAFAPQCMSTLAVIRKETLSWRKTAIAFSYMFVVAYVGAFAAYHLLEVLI; from the coding sequence ATGAGTACCGAAAGTCTGTATACGGCGCTGGTGGGTACGCCCAACTGTGGCAAGACCGCGCTGTTCAACCTGATCACCGGGGCGCGGCAAAAGGTCGCGAACTACGCTGGGGCGACGGTCGAGCGGAAGGAGGGACGTTTTCTCACTGCCTCCGGTCGATCCGTACGGCTGCTGGATTTGCCGGGAACCTACAGCCTGGAATCCCAGAGCGCCGACGAGCGCATCGCGGCGGATGTATTGGCCGGGAACTATCCCGGCGAGGCGCCGCCGAATCTGGTCATCTGCGTCGTCGATGCGACCAACCTCAGGCTGCACCTGCGTTTCGTTCTGGAAGTGCAGCGGCTGGGGCGCCCCATGGTGCTGGCGCTGAACATGACCGATGCCGCCCAGCGTCAGGGAATTCGCATCGACAAGCAGCGCCTGGCGGCGGAGCTGGGGATGCCTGTGGCCTCTACGGTGGCGATCCGGCGCGGGGGCGCCGACGAATTGATCCGCCTGCTCGACGAGCAGCGGGAGATAGCGCCGCCAGTCATCCGTCCGCTGGACGACCTGCACCAGGAGGCGCGCCGCCTCATGGCCTGCTGCGTGTCTCTGCCCCAGCTTTCCGAGAGCAGGATCGACGCCATCGACCGGGTCGTGCTGCATCCGGTCGTCGGCCCCCTGCTCTTGGTCGCCGTGATGTTCATGGTCTTCCAGGGGGTTTATTCCCTCGGCAAACCGCTCACCGATCTCATCGGCGCGGGCTTCGACGCCCTGAATGCCTGGGCCGCGAGCGTGCTGCCAGCAGGGCCGATACAGGGACTGCTCTGCGAGGGCTTGATCGGCGGACTCGGGACGGTCCTGGGCTTTTTGCCCGAGATCCTGGTGTTGTTCTTCTTCATCCTTATCTTGGAAGAGTCCGGTTATCTTCCGCGTGCGGCCTTTTTGCTCGACCGGGCGATGCTGGCGGTCGGGCTCACCGGCCGTTCCTTCATTCCCTTGCTGTCCAGCTTCGCCTGCGCCATTCCCGGCATCATCGGCAGTCGCAGCATCAGTGATAGCCGGGACCGCTGGACGACGATCCTGGTGGCACCGTTGATGACCTGCTCGGCGCGCCTGCCGGTGTACGCCCTGCTGATCAGTGCCTTCATTCCCGATCGCACCATCGCCAACACCTTCAATCTGCAGGGCCTGGTTCTGTTCGGGCTCTATCTGCTCGGGATCCTCGGCGCCATGGCCGTCGGCTGGGTATGCAAGAAGCTGCGTGGCTCAGCACAGGAGCCGCCTACCCTGATCCTGGAGCTACCCGCCTATCGCTTGCCCAGGCCGCGCAACGTCGCCCTGGGGCTCTGGGAGAAGGGCGTGACCTTTCTCCGCAAGCTCACCGGGGTGATCCTGGCGCTGACGATCATCATGTGGGCGATCTCCAGTTTCCCCGGTGCCCCGGTGGGAGCCAGCGGTCCGGCTATCGACTACAGCATCGCCGGTTACCTGGGGCGCTCGCTGCAATTCTTCTTCGCGCCCCTGGGTTTCAACTGGCAAATCACCCTCGCGCTGATTCCGGCCTTTGCGGCGCGGGAGACCGCGGTCGCCACCCTGGCCACCATCTACTCGGTAGCCGATGCGGGTGATGTGTCCTCGCTCGCGGAGATCATGGCCCAACATATCTCCCTGGCCAGTGCCGTATCGCTGATGGTCTGGTTCGCCTTCGCCCCGCAATGTATGTCGACGCTTGCGGTGATCCGCAAGGAAACCCTGAGTTGGCGCAAGACGGCCATCGCCTTCAGCTACATGTTCGTCGTCGCCTATGTCGGCGCGTTCGCCGCCTACCATCTGCTCGAGGTGCTCATATGA
- a CDS encoding FeoA family protein: MRLADLRPGQCGIVVGVDGGRADGRPALLRRLQDVGFVQGEEVRMITHAPWSADPVLVQVAGARFALRRDEAEQVLLRESVAS; the protein is encoded by the coding sequence ATGCGATTAGCTGATTTGCGGCCGGGACAATGCGGCATAGTGGTTGGGGTGGACGGTGGACGCGCGGATGGCCGGCCGGCTCTGTTGCGGCGGCTGCAGGATGTCGGTTTCGTCCAGGGCGAGGAGGTGCGGATGATCACCCACGCCCCCTGGTCCGCCGATCCGGTACTGGTGCAGGTCGCTGGGGCGCGCTTCGCCTTGCGGCGGGACGAGGCCGAGCAGGTCCTGCTGCGCGAGAGCGTCGCATCATGA
- a CDS encoding endonuclease, translating into MSLRPALLLCLTLASLTALATPEPPRTFREAKVVAAKLYAKQSVDFYCGCHYSGKTVDLKSCGYVPRKSAQRASRIEWEHIVPAWVIGHQRQCWQKGGRKNCTAHDPVYQQAEADLFNLVPVVGEVNGDRSNFAFGWLPQKPTQYGACQMVVDFKAKTAMPRPEIRGMVARTYFYMSDRYGLRLSKQDRQLYTAWTKQYPPEAWERQRNQRLACIMGRGNPYVGETKACK; encoded by the coding sequence ATGTCGTTGCGCCCCGCCCTGCTGCTTTGCCTGACCCTGGCCTCCCTGACAGCCCTGGCGACCCCCGAACCACCCCGCACCTTTCGCGAGGCCAAGGTGGTGGCCGCCAAGCTCTACGCCAAGCAGAGCGTGGACTTCTATTGCGGCTGTCATTACAGCGGCAAGACCGTGGATCTCAAGAGTTGCGGCTACGTCCCGCGCAAGAGCGCCCAGCGCGCCAGTCGGATCGAATGGGAACACATCGTGCCGGCCTGGGTAATCGGCCATCAGCGCCAGTGCTGGCAGAAGGGCGGCCGCAAGAACTGCACGGCCCACGATCCGGTGTACCAGCAGGCCGAGGCGGATCTGTTCAACCTGGTACCGGTGGTCGGCGAGGTCAACGGCGACCGCAGCAATTTCGCCTTCGGCTGGCTACCACAGAAGCCGACCCAATACGGCGCCTGCCAGATGGTGGTGGACTTCAAGGCCAAGACCGCCATGCCACGCCCGGAAATCCGCGGCATGGTGGCGCGCACCTACTTCTATATGAGCGACCGCTACGGCCTGCGCCTGTCCAAGCAGGATCGCCAGCTCTATACCGCCTGGACCAAGCAGTACCCGCCGGAAGCCTGGGAGCGCCAGCGCAACCAGCGGCTGGCGTGCATCATGGGCCGTGGCAATCCCTACGTCGGCGAGACCAAGGCCTGCAAGTGA
- a CDS encoding LysR substrate-binding domain-containing protein: MNYPSIETDLLRTFVAIADQGGFTRAAEVVNRTQSAVSMQMRKLEEDVLQRRLFEREGRQVRLTAEGQILLGYARRILKLHGEVMTTLREPHMVGTVRIGTPDDYVMRFIPGILAGFAKAYPLVQVDVHCETTAGLLQRQDLDLTIVTREPGNEIGLPLRRERFIWAEAPGFDVHQRDPLPLAMFNTSCFLSEWARRALDNRGRTYRLAYSSPSLAALLGIVKAGLAVTAQLESLLPAELRRLGEADGMPDLPSCSIELLRNPRSASPIIDTLAEHIAEGFRQ, encoded by the coding sequence ATGAACTATCCAAGCATAGAGACCGACCTGCTGCGTACCTTCGTCGCCATCGCTGATCAAGGCGGCTTCACCCGAGCCGCGGAAGTGGTCAATCGCACCCAGTCAGCGGTCAGCATGCAGATGCGTAAACTCGAGGAAGACGTGCTGCAGCGCCGACTGTTCGAGCGCGAGGGCCGCCAGGTACGTCTGACCGCCGAGGGCCAGATCCTGCTGGGCTACGCGCGGCGGATTCTCAAGCTGCACGGTGAGGTGATGACCACCCTGCGCGAGCCGCATATGGTGGGCACGGTGCGTATCGGCACCCCGGACGACTATGTAATGAGGTTCATCCCGGGCATCCTGGCCGGCTTCGCCAAGGCCTATCCCTTGGTGCAGGTGGACGTCCACTGCGAGACCACCGCTGGCCTGCTGCAACGCCAGGATCTGGATCTGACCATCGTCACCCGCGAACCGGGTAACGAGATCGGCCTGCCGCTGCGGCGGGAACGCTTCATCTGGGCCGAGGCGCCCGGCTTCGATGTGCATCAGCGCGATCCGCTGCCGTTGGCGATGTTCAATACCTCCTGCTTTCTCAGCGAATGGGCGCGCCGGGCGCTCGACAATCGCGGAAGGACCTATCGACTGGCCTACAGCAGTCCGAGCCTCGCGGCGCTGCTGGGGATCGTCAAGGCCGGCCTGGCGGTCACTGCGCAACTGGAAAGCCTGCTGCCCGCCGAGTTGCGTCGACTTGGCGAAGCCGACGGCATGCCGGACCTGCCGTCCTGCTCCATCGAGTTGCTACGCAATCCGCGCAGCGCTTCGCCGATCATCGACACCCTCGCCGAGCATATCGCCGAGGGCTTTCGGCAGTAG
- a CDS encoding sulfite exporter TauE/SafE family protein codes for MFTLLIDIVLGAVLGVVGGLFGIGGGLIAIPVLALLFGLDQQLAQGTALVMVVPNVLLSVYKYNQRNRIDWQRAALLAAAGMVSALVGTALAVSLDARSMRHGFVGFLLLLVVYNLWQLYRRGQPPLTTPSRTGLGVLGLVAGLVGGLFGVGGAVIATPILAGVMGLTQVAAQGMSLAMALPTTGVTLASYAWHGEVDWRVGIPLAIGGLLSVSWGVRLAHQLPERLLRLLFCGFLLLCAVLLALR; via the coding sequence CTGTTTACCTTGTTGATCGATATCGTCCTTGGGGCGGTACTGGGTGTCGTGGGTGGGCTGTTCGGTATCGGCGGAGGGTTGATCGCCATTCCGGTACTGGCGCTGCTGTTCGGGCTCGACCAGCAATTGGCGCAGGGTACGGCCCTGGTGATGGTGGTGCCCAACGTGCTGTTGTCGGTCTACAAGTACAACCAGCGCAACCGCATCGACTGGCAGCGTGCCGCCTTGCTCGCCGCTGCCGGCATGGTCTCGGCCTTGGTCGGCACGGCGCTGGCGGTGTCCCTGGATGCCCGCTCGATGCGCCACGGCTTCGTCGGCTTCCTGCTGCTCCTGGTGGTCTACAACCTCTGGCAGCTCTATCGTCGCGGCCAGCCACCGCTGACCACGCCCAGCCGCACCGGGCTGGGCGTACTGGGGCTGGTGGCCGGCTTGGTGGGCGGGCTGTTCGGCGTGGGTGGCGCGGTGATCGCCACGCCGATCCTGGCGGGGGTGATGGGCCTGACCCAGGTCGCCGCCCAGGGCATGTCCTTGGCCATGGCCTTGCCCACCACTGGCGTCACCTTGGCCAGTTATGCCTGGCATGGCGAGGTGGACTGGCGCGTCGGTATTCCCCTCGCAATCGGTGGGCTGCTCAGCGTGAGCTGGGGCGTGCGACTGGCCCACCAGCTTCCCGAGCGGCTGCTGCGTCTGTTGTTCTGCGGTTTTTTGCTCCTGTGCGCGGTGCTGCTGGCCCTGCGCTGA
- a CDS encoding tRNA-(ms[2]io[6]A)-hydroxylase: protein MMSLPEMNEFLGCRTPDAWVEAALQDLPTLLQDHANNEKKAAGAAFHYLFTYSNRAELSWKMSRIAREELRHFEQVLQIMKRRGIEHRNVSSARYAGALRKLCRNHEPLKLTDSLVIGAFIECRSCERFGAVAPHLDEELGKFYSGLLASEARHFQDYLKLAYLYGERDDVDAKIAEVRALEVELITSSDQEMRFHSGIPQGA, encoded by the coding sequence CTGATGTCCTTGCCCGAGATGAACGAATTCCTCGGCTGCCGCACGCCGGATGCCTGGGTCGAGGCGGCGCTGCAGGATCTGCCGACGTTGCTGCAAGACCACGCCAACAACGAGAAGAAGGCTGCCGGTGCCGCCTTCCACTATCTGTTCACCTATTCCAACCGCGCCGAGCTGTCCTGGAAGATGTCGCGCATCGCCCGGGAAGAGCTACGCCATTTCGAGCAGGTGCTGCAGATCATGAAGCGCCGCGGCATCGAGCATCGCAATGTCAGCTCGGCACGCTATGCCGGTGCCTTGCGCAAGCTCTGTCGCAACCACGAGCCGCTGAAGCTGACCGACAGCCTGGTGATCGGCGCCTTCATCGAGTGCCGTTCCTGCGAGCGCTTCGGCGCCGTGGCGCCCCATCTGGACGAGGAACTGGGCAAGTTCTACAGCGGCCTGCTAGCCTCCGAGGCGCGGCATTTCCAGGACTATCTCAAGCTCGCCTACCTCTATGGCGAGCGGGATGATGTGGATGCCAAGATCGCCGAGGTCCGCGCCCTGGAAGTGGAGCTGATCACCTCCAGCGATCAGGAGATGAGATTCCACAGCGGGATCCCGCAGGGGGCGTGA
- a CDS encoding NCS1 family nucleobase:cation symporter-1, with the protein MTQQIPPGYSPRLYNEDLGPVEQKWNWYNIFAFWMSDVHSVGGYVFAASLFALGLASWQVLIALLVGICIIQVIANLVARPSQQAAVPYPVICRLAFGVFGANIPAVIRGLIAVAWYGIQTYLASSALVIVVLRFFPALAVYGDTSFLGLSYLGWMGFLTLWVLQACVFWAGMESIRRFIDWAGPAVYAVMFLLAAWIVWRAGWSNISFTLAEKQLTGWAAFGQVIMAIALVVSYFSGPTLNFGDFSRYCRSMQDVRRGNFWGLPINFLAFSLVTVVIVSGTLPVFGEMIHDPIATVARIDNTTAVLLGAFTFVTATIGINIVANFVSPAFDFANVAPSKISWRAGGMIAAVASIFITPWNLFNNPEVIHYTLDVLAACIGPLFGILLVDYYLLRKGQIDVDALFDDTPTGAYWYSGGVNWVAVQALVAAALIGLCFTFVPWFKPIANFAWFTGCFLGGLFFYALSRRSASPLPAGGATAV; encoded by the coding sequence ATGACCCAGCAGATTCCACCGGGCTACAGCCCGCGTCTGTATAACGAAGATCTCGGCCCGGTCGAGCAGAAATGGAACTGGTACAACATCTTCGCCTTCTGGATGAGCGACGTGCACAGCGTGGGTGGCTACGTCTTCGCCGCCAGCCTGTTCGCCCTGGGCCTGGCCAGCTGGCAGGTGCTGATCGCGCTGCTGGTGGGCATCTGCATCATCCAGGTGATCGCCAACCTGGTCGCCCGCCCCAGCCAGCAGGCGGCCGTGCCCTATCCGGTGATCTGCCGGTTGGCCTTCGGCGTCTTCGGCGCGAACATCCCGGCGGTGATCCGTGGCCTGATCGCGGTGGCCTGGTACGGTATCCAGACCTACCTGGCCTCCAGTGCCCTGGTCATCGTGGTGCTCAGATTCTTCCCGGCGCTGGCCGTCTATGGCGATACCAGCTTCCTCGGTCTTTCGTATCTCGGCTGGATGGGTTTCCTGACCCTCTGGGTGCTGCAGGCCTGCGTGTTCTGGGCGGGCATGGAATCTATCCGCCGTTTCATAGACTGGGCTGGTCCCGCCGTCTATGCGGTGATGTTCCTGCTCGCTGCCTGGATCGTCTGGCGCGCCGGCTGGAGCAACATCAGCTTCACCCTGGCGGAAAAGCAGCTGACCGGCTGGGCCGCCTTCGGCCAGGTGATCATGGCCATCGCCCTGGTGGTGTCCTATTTTTCCGGCCCGACGCTCAACTTCGGTGACTTCAGCCGCTACTGCCGTTCCATGCAGGACGTACGGCGCGGCAACTTCTGGGGGCTGCCGATCAACTTCCTGGCCTTCTCCCTGGTCACCGTGGTGATCGTGTCCGGCACCCTGCCGGTGTTCGGCGAGATGATCCACGACCCCATCGCCACCGTGGCCCGCATCGACAACACCACCGCCGTGCTGCTGGGCGCCTTCACCTTCGTCACCGCCACCATCGGCATCAACATCGTGGCCAACTTCGTCTCGCCGGCCTTCGACTTCGCCAACGTGGCACCGAGCAAGATCAGCTGGCGCGCCGGCGGCATGATCGCGGCCGTGGCGTCGATCTTCATCACCCCCTGGAACCTGTTCAACAACCCCGAGGTGATCCACTACACCCTGGATGTCCTGGCCGCCTGCATCGGCCCGCTGTTCGGCATCCTGCTGGTGGACTACTACCTGCTGCGCAAAGGCCAGATCGACGTCGATGCTCTGTTCGACGACACCCCTACCGGCGCCTACTGGTACAGCGGCGGGGTCAACTGGGTGGCCGTCCAGGCACTGGTGGCCGCGGCGCTGATCGGGCTGTGCTTCACCTTCGTACCCTGGTTCAAGCCGATCGCCAACTTCGCCTGGTTCACCGGCTGCTTCCTGGGCGGGCTGTTCTTCTATGCCCTGAGCCGCCGCAGCGCCAGTCCGCTGCCGGCTGGCGGCGCCACCGCCGTCTGA